The stretch of DNA CACAGTGTGATCTGGTTTCTCTCAAAGGCTTTTTAACATTCCATGTTATTTTGCACAAGGAGGCTATAAAAACATCCTAATTCTTAAATGATGGCTTGGGCATATCATGCAATTGAATTTCCTCATAAAAGGCATTTGCTGAAGAGATCAGGTTTGTTCGTAGAGAATGCTGGTGAAACTTTTAAAAGGACTGCAGCACATCAAAGTTTGGATTAGTCTGCAAATATGGAGAGAATTCTTATATACCTTTCTCACTCTTTTGCCCCCACTATTATATTCAGTTCATGTCACTTTGAAAGATAACGATCTATGTATTTTTCTATGTATGGATCTATTCAGTCTGCTTTATTTCTATGTATGGATCTATTCAGTCTAACAATCTACAGTCTCCATATTGGTATGTACTTTTTGTACTACCTCATGAGAGAGAGTTGGAGGGtacttttgttgttgttactgggttttggtttgggattttggttttggtttcttttgttgttgtagttgtttttgtttggttttggtattttggtttggggtttttttggtttattttgtgttGGGGCACAGTCATGTTGGCTGTCTGGAGTTATTAGCAGATTTGAGTTGTGttgtatttattatataatttataattacaAAATAGTGGAATCCTAAGGTAAGTTGGAAGAGACTCTTTCTAGTCCAAGATCGTGCTTAAAATATTGAAGTGTAAtgagaccaggttgctcaggtcCATGTCCAGCCAAGTCTTGAACATTTTCAAGGATGGGGATTCTATAATTTTTCTGGCAAGACTCTTTCAGTATTTAACCATCTTCACGGTAAACTCTTTTCATAACACCTAATTGGAAATTCACGTGTTCCAAACTGTGCCTGTTGACTCTCTTCCCATCCCTGTGCATCTTCTCCTCTTCAAGCTGAGCCTTAGCTTTCTCACCTTGTCCTTATTTGCAATGTTCCCCAACCCTCTGAATACTTTAGTAGTCATCTGGACTTGACACAAACTCCAGATACAGCTTTACCAGTACTGGAGGGGGGACAAAGGATCACTTCCCTGGATCTGCTAGTTAGCCTTCTGCCAATCTGCCAGGATTGAATTGGGTGCTCTGCTGACTAATGTTTAGCTTGTTGTCCACTAGGACCCCAGATCCTCTCCATGGAGATGCTTTCTAGACAGTTGCTACAGGCCTGTACTGTTGCATTGGATTACTCCATCTCAGATACATGACTTGTGCTTCGTGTTGAAGAGGACCCAGTTTTGTCCATTCcttcagcttgcccagactcTTCTGGATAGCAGTTCTGCCTTCCAACAGATTGACCATTTCCCCCCAATTTGGTGTCCCACTCAAGCTTCCTGAAATGAGGACAAGCTTGCTAATGAAGACATCAATCAGTATTGCACTCTGTAGTGCTCTCAAAAAGACCACACTAATTACAGGCATTCAGGTGGTATTGTTTTGAATTTCCTGCTCTAAGCAAATGAATGTTTAAATGTCCACTGCTGCTATTTTCTGAATTGTTAATTGCTGTAATTGTTGCTGTCTGACACCTAACCAATGTaagaactttttatttttctgactaACAACTATCATCAGATTGCAAGACTGGATAAAGATAAGGAAGAGCTCCATAATCAGCTGCTTAGCATTGATCCTACAAGGGATAGTAAACGTGTGGAAGCACTTTCTAGAGAAAAGGCGCAACTGTGTCAGAAATTAAAAGCCTTAGAAGCAGAAGTAGAAGAACTAAGAGCAGAAAGACACAACTGTGTTGTGCAAGCAGAAAATGTTCAAAGAGTACAAGCACGACAGTTAGCTGAGATGCAGACCATGATGAGGTCTCTAGAGGTAAGAcctggttttattattttgcctCCCTGTAGAGTGTAGTAAGAATAATGCTTGGCCTGACAGAACTGTCACTGAAATCACTAATAGTCTTTCCACTGACTCCACGATTTGAATTGTACATTTcagatttaaaatcaaattgtAGTTGACTGGGAGTCATCTACTGCCAGTTCAGCTTTGGCAAGTCTCTCAACTGAGAGATTCTGCTGAATGATCTCCTTCCCAAATAAGCAAGTCATATCTATATTTGTAGTCAGTAAGGTCAGCACTTGCCACTTAGCTGGAGCTAGAAACCAGTATGTTAATAATCTGCTGCAGtaaattctttattcttttcaaAAATGTCACATGATGCTCCTCTCTTTAATCCTTTACTTATCTGTCATCTTTTTTGCTTAGCtatgccttttctttctccaatATGTTACTGCTGTTGTTTAGTACTTGGCTGTTGCTCTCCCTGTTGCTCTCCTTAGTATTTATGGCTTGTTGCACTTTTCCCAGGATTCCATTGTATTCCTCATCTCATTCTCAGATCTTCTGTCAGTTCTTGCTACCTCTCTAGGTAGCGAGCCTTTTCATCTACACTCCTCACACAATTGCAGCATGCAGATAGAtggttcattttcttttttactatTATCAGTGCTGTATACCTTAGTTACAAAATGCTCTGATCTCAACTTAAGAAGTGCTGTAATCTTCTTAGACAGCTTTAAAGAGAGCCCCACTGAAAATGAAAGTGTTCAGAAAACAGAAGGTGACATCATATATTAGATAATCTTTTTGATATTCAGTAAAGATCAGGGTCTATAATAGAGTgattacattttatttcctctccGGGATGTTAATTCTTCTGTCAATATAACTGCATAGACCAGTTTATTACACCTTTTTGAGCACCATTTGTAGTTACACTATTTACAGCCCAATAATTTACTGATAAGCACACCTGCTGCCTCCTAACCAAGTCAGATTACCATCATCTCTTATCAAGGAGGTTTGAAAATGGGAGTGATTTTGTGTAGGAAGTGTTAGTAAAAATAGTTGTAACTTTTGAGTAAAATTCAAGGCCCTTGTTATATGGGAATATATGGTTGAGCAAAGATGAATATttatatatcatattatatattttaacaaGTCAGTAATATCTGAAAGCCCAGACCAATCAAACATTTCAGATGAGTAACAAGAGGCAACTCAGCtccaaaaatcttaaaaatacttCCTTCATTCAAGGCAGAAAAGAAGTCTGCTGAACTACAGGTTGGTCGAATTGAGAAGGAACTGCAGACTAGTCATGAGCAAAACATTCTCTTAACTAGCAAACTTCACAAATCTGAACGAGAAGTCAATTCCTTAGCTGCTCAAGTAAGTACTTTTATGGtatctgaaatatatttttcacatCCTGTTTTCTGCTTATATTTTACACTAAGAATAAAGTAATAATGTCTTCTGCTGTGACTGAAAATAGGTATGGAGTTTTTCCCTCAGTTTCAGTTGAAAGACAAAGAGTATGTGACTTTACAGGAAAAATGTCTTAACTAAAAGTAGCTCTAAAGATTGAGGTTATGTTCTTATTATTCCATCTTCTAGATCTTTTTCCTGAACAGAACGAGATTTGAAGTGGTATCTTTATATTCATGTTTTTGATGTTTATGAATACAGCTAGCCTTTAGAGCTTTAAACtgatctttcttcctttttttttttgtaatggaCCTATGGCTTCTGGAGATCTTAAAAAGTATCCTCTAAATGGGCTGTGTTAGCTACAGGAACCAAGCTACACTGGAGTTACTTGTGGAGATTTAGGTTATATTAGAAGCGGGGTAGTGACATTAGCATAGCCTTTTTCTTGGGCTAATGCCAGCATAGCTTGTGCAGAAACATTTCGGTACAGAATTACATCACAGCATTTTAAGTTGACCATTGTTCTAAAAGATATTTGAGTACCTTTGTTGGCACCAGATCTTAGAGGTTCTGTTCCAAGTTTgtatgcttttcttttcttttgagatCTTTTAACAGTGCATATTTATGAGCTAAGTGTTTAATTTTGgtcattcattaaaaaaaaagttctaacTTACCATAGGAATAAGACATAGCTATACCACTATTTAAAGCCTCTTTATGTAATATGACATATTTGGCCCCCATACTAAATAGGAGGGGAAAACTTCTGTTAAACATTTTTCAGTTGTCTCCCAGAATATATAGAAGATTGTTATggtctttattttttgtgtcaGCTGGTCTTCTCTGTTCCCCTCCAgaagcagaacaaaataaaatgttccagTGATGTTTCTTcaaggcggggggggggggggggaatagAAGCTTTACTATATTAACCTGCACCTGCTTCTGTTCCCATTCAAACCTATTCCTGAACATAGTTTGTCTTAGGTGCATGTGTTTGTCTTCTGGATTTTTTGCCTTAAAAAAGCCACCTTAAATCTTTTCAAGTTGCCCTGAAATGTTATCAACGTCATACATAAGCAACTAAATCTTCTGTGTAGTTACTTAATAAGCTACTGTGTCATTCTTAACCTTTTGCCACTTGTATATGCTAGCAGGTTGTAATTACATTTGTCATTGTGAATGGATTTTCATTATAAGTGCTTTCCTCCAGATACTTAATTCGCATTGACCGTGTAATTACTGCGTTCAAATGCCTAAACTATAGAAAGTTTCCATGCAAGCAGTAATTTTCTTTGATTTGATGTTCTTAAAGCTCCTACTTTTATGAGGCCATTTGATGTGTCCGTAGAGCAGTATTTGATTTAAAGTGCACTTTAAAACTATGAAGACCTGGGTTTTGAGAAGGTAATGTAGCAGTCCGGGAGGCCAGGGGGGCTATAAGTAGTTACCAAATTGAAATTACTTGGGGAAGTTGTTGGTATTCTGGCTTTGTATATCactgttttgatttatttatggagatttaattaaattttatattaactTGACTCTGTGGTATCTTTAGTCAGAAGTGAagtaaaaaaatggaaatttattATAGTTAATTTGATGTTGGTTTTTACTAATTCATAGGTAAAGGAACTTAAACATTCACATAAGTTGGAAGTAACAAATGTCAAACTGGAGGCAGCAAGAGCAAAGAGTGAAgtagaaagagagagaaacaagaTTCAAAGTGAAATGGATGGTAaagtatgaaattattttgtaatttcatCTGTTTACTTATAGTTAGAATAatacaattctttttttctctgaacaCTCTCCAGCAGCCTTTACCTTCTGCTTCTGGTCTAGGTCATGGATCTGACAATTCACTTGGTATTTGAAATAATTGAGTTGTTTCACTTGCTCTACTAGGCAAAGAACAATTGAGTGCAGTTTTTCATTTATGTAAATTAGTGCATTTGTGACACAACTTGAGCATAATCTGTTTCAAATTATATACTTCATATggttattttttctaaattcttGAGTCTTTTATACTCTGCTTGAAACCTTATCATGCCACAGAGCTTCagtggttgggttctttttttttttattttgtgtctgTGGAATTGGAATCAAATCCATAAGGCTGCCACATGAAACAAAATACAGTACCTAGTTCATTCTTTAAAGGAAATAGACATTGCTCTAAGCCACCTGATGCAGCTGAGTATGTAGGCAACTTGAAATAGCCTTCTAGAGTGAAAAGGCCAAAACTTTCTAGTACTAGTTGTTTAAATCACGACACAGCTTTAAAGAGAACTGTCCTCAGTGATTTGCCATAGCCCCAAAATAGTACCTTTGTCTTCCTGAAATGTTTCTGTTCACTTACTTTAATTTGCCAAGAGCAATTAAAAAGTGGTGTTTTCTGTATTGACAATATACTTACAGTTTATTGCAAGCTAAAAATGTTGAGCCCTATGAAATACAAAACTCCATATAGACAAGATTTAAGTTAACCTGAACATAATGTGGAATTCCATTTGCAACTCTGAATTAGCTAAATAATGAGGAGTCACTGTTAGAGAATGTTGTCTTATTTACCAGTGAGCATAGGTGTCAGTTACAAGATTTTAGTTTGTGTCATTTGTCCCTGCCTATAGAGTCATAGTTTTAGAAATGCCTCATTTGGTAATATAGGTGGATTAAAATCAGATTTGTCGTAGCCCAGTTACTGGTTTCACAGATAACCAGTTATTGCTTACTGTAAACTtttccagaaaatgaaaattttcttgCTTGACCTTTGCATAGCTATTGTggaacacttttaaaaatttttaaatccagacacaatttttttataaattgcTCTAGAGTTTAAATCTGTAATAATATAAACTGTTTAATTACTTTTGTTTAAAGTAAGAAACTCTCATAGACCATGATTCCAGTATAATGGTTACTTTTCAAAAGTCTTGGAAATATAACTGTTACAGTAAGAAAGGCCTCTTCtgattttcttgtgttttgttttttcccttcccccattCATTCTGTCATTTGAATTGAGATTTTTAGTTCCCTTTTGTGAATTTATAAAGTTATTTAAATATGGGATTTTGGCAGGTTCTTATCAATAATGAcatatttaacttttttaaatgtataatgCAGGATTGCTGTCCGACAAGGAAATTCTTACTGCAGCTGTTGAACGTCATAAAGTGCTTTTAGTAGAAAAAGATCGGGAGCTAATTCGTAAAGTGCAAGCTGCCAAAGAGGAAGTTTTTGACAATATTGCAGCCTTACAGAATGAAAAGTATGTCTATTGATTTCCTCCTCAGCTTCTAAAAGAGGACTGTTTTgtgttactttttaaaatgtcagtcTTAACTAAACACTTCTGGCATTTTGTAATGATTCTTGTGTGCATAATTGAATAATTTCTTAGGTTAGAACTCGAGAACAGACTAGCTGATCTAGAGAAGATGAAATTGGAACAAGATTCTTGGAGACAATCTGAAAAGGATCAGTATGAAGAGAAACTACGTGCTGTGCAGATGGCAGAAGAATCTAGCAAAAAGGAGCTTCAGCGTTTGCGGTAGTGTGGTTTTTCTAATCTTAGcacaaatttctcatttttccccccgTAATGTCTTCACAGTAGACAGTATAAAATCTTACTATTCATAGATACAGAAATCTTCATTATGAAATGTTTTTTACAGTAGattaaacaaaattatcttTTGCACTATATAAAAAAGAGCACAGAATTAAAAATCAATTGTTTGAAAAGATAACACTTTTTGTCCAAACCTTTAAGTGTTATTTTCAATGACCATTTTCAATGACCAATGAAGTAATAATTTGGCAATACACATTTGTTAGAACTGGTTTAATGCTGGCATAGCCCCAGTGTTAGAGTAAACCATTTCTCTTTTCACAATGGCACCATAGCAGCAATTGGCAAGCTGTGACCCTAATATGATGTCTCTGAGTTGGTTATTATGGTTGGGAATTTACTTGGCTTACTGTAGTTTTTATATGAAGGTCAGCATGATAAAATGAATCATACTCTAAAAATCTTACTCCTATGTGAATTCTAAGAAtgaatagaaatatatttttaatacttttttagTTAAATATTTATCAGCCCTTCAAATAATGCTATTTTGTCAGGCTGATTTGTCCTTATTTATAGCATCTGTATTTTGATTAGATAAAAAATAAGGATGTCTTACAcaattttagattaaaaattcAACAGCAAGCTATGCAGACAGAAGAGCTAGAAGAAAAGAAACGTGAAAATGCTAATCTGAAACAGGTAAGGTTTATTGCATTGTAATGTTTTGTAGAGAAATACGTTCTTTCCTGTAGTTACCATGTTCTGTGTTTGAAGATTAGATTGAATTTTTAAGgcgccttttttttttttccccctgaggGACAAAATGTGTACTTCAGATATTTAAAGGAGAAGTGTTTAGAAATCAATTGTGCTTTCCTGGACCTTTGTAAATGGATTACAGCTTTTTGCTTCATATGTTTTGTGGGTACCAGGAATTTCAAAGCTGAATGTTTATAGACTGGTATATTGAATATGGTTATGCACTATTTAACTGGAGATTCAGTTGCCATGGAGACTTATAAATTGTTTCTAGGTAATGCTTTGCATTTACACTGGATCTCTCATCTGAGTTTCTTCAAGTGTTTAACAGATGTTTCATAAATGAACAAACTAGTGTAAAGAGGTATATTTCAATTGCAGAGTCAATTGATGGCAGTGTTGAAaatcaaacttttttttaactcctgCTTGCCTATGATGTTATTTAGTAGGTAATAAAAATAGCTGTGCATCAAAATACTCTGCAACATGTGTGCAAGTtcaagacaaatatttttttcctccagaaatcAGAAATTAAGGGATATAAGTGTCCATGtggggggaggaaaagggaaatgatAATTTCTATATGCTGGCTGCAGAGGTTGGACTTTTCAGTGCTTCCTTGTTTTGTGAACTGACTGGGGTGGTCACTGCAATGAAAATAACAGGCTGTAACATGCTGTGTATTATCAGACAGAAGAGCCTGGATAGCTCCACAGCTCGGCTACAAAGTATTTCATGGTCCTCCAGTTCTGTTCAGCCCTGGTGCTGAAGCGTTGGATTTCTGAAGTTCTGGGGACACTTCAGTGACAGAAGAGTCCTGCCTACCTTTCTCAGTTTAACTACAATAGAAACCTTTTTCTCATAGTGATTTACTGTCTGGAGTATCTCAAGCTTCTGCAGAAACTGTTgagtaaagagaaaaaaaacaagtaaaaaaggCTAATGACAAGCTAAAGCTAGTTGATGTTTCCATTTTGCATTGTCTCAGTATCTCAAAATCAATTGTTGCTTATTTGCGTacctttgaaatggaaaaaaatgttttttgttttggtagcAAATAGATGATATCCAACTCCAGCTTGCCTCACTTTCTCAATCAGAAAATGATTTGCTGGAATCTAATCAGAAATTGAAGGAAATAATAGAGAGATTGAAACAAGAATGTCAACATGCAAGGGCTCAGGCAGAGAAAGCTCAACTGGAAacagagaagtaatttttttcttttggctttgCTTTTCATGTTCCGTGTGTTCTGCTTATGTGGATTACTTAACTGTGGATTGTAGATCCTGAATAAAGTCAGAAAGTTAAAATGAACAGGAAATATTGGACAGTTGTAAAAAAATGGCCGTATATTCTATGGCATAGCATGTATAAAAGCTTTCCTCATGTCAGCTTTAAAAACAGGAGTTTGTTTCCATTCCTATctgttaaaattaattattgattAGTGAGATATACTGCTTGCATAAAATGAAATTCTACTTATACTGAAGTGAGTGTCAAACTTCTATAGGTATAAATGGATCTAGAGTTTCAGACAGTTGTAAGAATGTTTAAGCTGTGGAAAGCTTAAATGAGTGAAAAGAGCATTCAAGCATTGTAATTGTGTGATGAGGTTCCATGGTCCCAGTCAGTATATGTGTGAATACTTCTTTCCCACTAGCTACTTTTAGCTGATATGAGGTAAGCAAAAGCTTATAGAATATCTTCTAGTTCTTCTcatcaaaattaaaaaccatcactttcctttttttgcatAAGCTTGACTGCATACCATCGAAGTATGACAATAAATGATAAAGGAAGCAAAGAAATGATGAAGGAAGCCAAATTTTATTCAGATTCCACATAGAAATGCACACTTTCCTGGAATTTAAAGATTAGTTTGTCAGTCTGAAATGGCTTTTCAGAATTTCCTAGTTTAGTAACCAAATATGTGTCTAACTTGTACTACATTATTGTGTGATGggtgttttaaaaattcagtgtcCCAGATTAAATATAAAACTTCCAAAGTGTATAATGtaacttctttttattttaacatgttTTGTTACTAATTGGTACTGCAATTGCTATGTTGTCATTAGTTTAAACAGTGCTTTTCAATGTAACATTTGAAGATATTATTGCATTTGGACTGCAGAGTATGTCAGTAGCACATTAAATACTTTGGATGTTTGCACATGTAGAATGAGATCCTTGCTGTTACTTGAATGAGGCTGTCACTGTCATTTGCATATTTATGCATCACAAAACAGTCAGGACTAGGTTTTCCTGGGAAGGCAGTGGAAGGAACTTCTCAGTCCTCAGAGATCATTGATTGTACAAATATGTAGGTGCTGAGAGATGCACTAAGGCTGATACTGCAGAAATGAAGCAACACTGTAGCCTTCATGTAAGTCCTGCAGGTCTGTGCCACTGCTACCCTGGGAGCCTTGGATCATGTTTCCATTGTTTTTATGAATCTGTGATAGGACATCCTTCCTCTGTTCAGTAAAGTCTAATGAGCTTGGACACCAAAAAGCTAAGTTGCACCAAAGCAAGAGGAAGTGAAGTAGGGactaaaagatgagaaaacaTAAGATAAAAAGTTTCAGATAAATAAAGTAGTGCCATTGAGTATAAATAGGCAAAGCAGCTGCATGTCTGGCTGTGTCAATCTTAAGCTTGGAaatgaaaatgggaaaggagaaaaagagctGAAGGCAAACTGAGACTTTTACAGATCAGAGATGGGCTCAAACAGGTACTTGTTTAGCATTTTGGGAACAATATTAGTGGCATTTAGACCAACCAAAccacaacaacagaaaaacccaaacaacctcAAGAAACCCTCACACCCAACTCAAGCATTTTTTAACCATTTAGCTGAAATCCTTTTACTGCTAAGCAGTGCTTGTCCAAAGTGCTTTGGTTCCTGGGTACTAGTAGTTATTTATAGTCAAGAGTGAGGTATGAGCCACGCTGCATCAACTAAAAGAGCCATGGCAGGTGACACATGGACCAGGACTCTGTTTCCCAAATGAGAGTGGATGATGTCCAATACTTCTACTGTGGGGAAAGAAGAGGTGGTTTGGTGAGAAATTTAGGGAGATGCATTCAGAGTCCATGCAGGGAAATTGCATCTGCCCAGGACTGGAGTTCTGTGGATGCACTAATACTAAGCCTTGGTTTTATTAAAATCTGCTACACAGAATCTCAccatttgattttaatttttaacagtaATGTAATTAAATATGCCATCAGTTCTGCTTTGACTCACAATGCAGGTAGCCCAAATGAAcaaggcagcagagagaaactgGCTCCTTTCCTATACACTGCTAGAGAACACAGCCTAATTTTAGTGTGTTGTAACCATGCAAAAGTCTAAACAGATAACATATGCCATTGGTGGTGTGTGTGTTCAGCTGGAGTATTGTCTAAAAACCATATTAGTGGGAGCTTCCTGTTGAGCTGGTGTTTGTTCTGGTTGGGAGCATGTGCTAAGCAAGTCTGTTACAAAGACTTAGTAGACTTCATAGGGCAGCACCCTGCTTTCCCAGAGAAGGTAGTTGTCAACTCTTCTGACAATTGATGTTTTGAATAGGCATCTACTCTTGTGTTCCAATGTGATAGTCTGACCTGATTTAAGGAATTTTCTCTGGGTAGTTTAGCAGCATGCCAATCCAACAAGGCACCAACAATTAACTTCTTGGAATCAGttttcaaattttcaaaattcaaaatttgagTTCAGTATCGGTTTGTTCAAAACACCTCATGGTTGAAGAAATCCTAGGATAATGCACAGGTTCAAACATCATAGTCACAACTGGATTGTGAACACAATCAAATTTACGTCAGATTGTTTAAGTATATAAAAGTAGGAGCTGTGAAAAGATGAGTCTATTTTAAGAGCCTTAAGGCAACTGAATGTGCTGCTTGCTTTGTATAACCTCATAATCTTTTAACCTGATTCTTCCAAAGGACTTCAGAATACCAACGTATGGAATGGCTGCAGGAGAAGCATATGCTTACCCAGCACCTCACAGAGTATGAAGAGAAATACAAGCAAATGAAGAACAAGCTATGTCGAGCTGCTGTTGCTCAGAAAAAGGCATGCTGTCTCTTCCTTTTTGAATGATCTAGCCTGTGTAAAGTTTAACTTTGCTGGCCAGCTAGAATTGTTTCAATGTTAAGAGTTCATTTGCAGTTTACTGTATATAATAACTAAATATATTGGGTTCTTCAAGATTAGCATAGAAATAGGTTGAAGTGACATGCAAAAGAATATTACAGCTGACAATTTTGTTATCCAAGTATGCCATCAAaaactttgtgaggctttctTTGCACACACGTGTGCATTGATGGTTATTTAAGAGGTGGACCCCTTGATGAGGGAGGATGATGCTTCAGATACCAGACAAATGATGTTCTACTTTTCCTTAAtggaatattaaaattttatttcttctcctaaGCTTACTTTTTATGAAATAAATTGAAAGGAAAGGCAGGTTGCTTGTAAAACCTCAAGATTAATTAGCATTGTTCTACATTGAACATAGGTTATGAAATGTACCAGTATCTTTTAAGGTCATGAAAAGTTAAGATCAATATAAGGGGGAAAAACCCGCAAacaaacaacaccaaaaaacctcaagaaacaaaaaacaaacaaaaaaaccccaaaaacaaaggAAGCATACTTTCTTGGTTATGCTTATATTCATTTATACATAGTCATTTAAGGGATGACTGTTGTGATTCTTAGATACCATTAACATTTGTTAGTACAGCTGGTCACTGACTAACGAGTGACTGGCAGCTGTGCCTCTTTCATTGAAAGCTAGGGATCATTTCCCATCTCTTCTGCTTCCCAGCATGGCAATCTAAGCACCTTCAAACAACACAGCATCTCTTAAGGAAGGAAAATCCTATAAAGGGTCACAGCTTGAAACCACATTCATTAtagatttaatttttacagGATTTAATCTATTAAGGTATTACTTAGCTGTTTGAAACATCTCATTCACAGAGAAAGACTCTCAATGACAATAAACAAAGGAGGATGCGTGAGAAAATAGAACTTTTGGAAGCCAAGATGGAAgaactagaaaaagaaaatcaagtgTTAAATAGGTaataaatttgctttttcttagCTTGAAAAATTACATAGGCTCAAGGTATGACTTACAAATATGAAGTATTTTTGAAGTG from Poecile atricapillus isolate bPoeAtr1 chromosome Z, bPoeAtr1.hap1, whole genome shotgun sequence encodes:
- the LOC131573717 gene encoding centrosomal protein of 83 kDa-like → MDGLGSLLPPVGESGDAANSQEILKLLMDEKMRSEHHKANYQTLRAEHLRLQEDYTKSQDELKRSLVEKQTVHDKFQQLLADFQEQLLAKTQELEQVKLQVLTPQKLELLKSKIYEELESPMRERYQKLENEVEKYRTLYNKLRYDHTFLKSEFEHQKEEHAHILEEKKIKYEAEIARLDKDKEELHNQLLSIDPTRDSKRVEALSREKAQLCQKLKALEAEVEELRAERHNCVVQAENVQRVQARQLAEMQTMMRSLEAEKKSAELQVGRIEKELQTSHEQNILLTSKLHKSEREVNSLAAQVKELKHSHKLEVTNVKLEAARAKSEVERERNKIQSEMDGLLSDKEILTAAVERHKVLLVEKDRELIRKVQAAKEEVFDNIAALQNEKLELENRLADLEKMKLEQDSWRQSEKDQYEEKLRAVQMAEESSKKELQRLRLKIQQQAMQTEELEEKKRENANLKQQIDDIQLQLASLSQSENDLLESNQKLKEIIERLKQECQHARAQAEKAQLETEKTSEYQRMEWLQEKHMLTQHLTEYEEKYKQMKNKLCRAAVAQKKRKTLNDNKQRRMREKIELLEAKMEELEKENQVLNRQNVSSEEYARLQKRLKDLQRRHNEFRSIILNPDIPSLNPVSIAPSPALPPGPAASFSFLQEEQHQRELALLGKRLEELETRQRKQLEDLGPSRERVMVGNGDLARKKITGEDEAQSEDSK